DNA sequence from the Antarctobacter heliothermus genome:
AGCTGGCAGTTTTGACCCGCCCGTCGTCCAGCACCAATGATTCCGAGCGGGACCGTTCCAGAAACAGCTCGCCGTCCTCGGCACCGTTCAGTGCCGTACGCACCAGTTTGGTGGTATCCTCAAGGTCCAGATGGGTCTCGAACGGGCGAAAGGCAGAGGGGGTCATGTGCGTCTCCGGCTTGATCTGGATCAAAAAAGCGGCGGTTTGCCGCAAGGGCCGAGCTTTCCCGGCATACCGGAATATGATTTTAAGCAGGGCAGAACGCAATGGGAGGTGCGTGGACCATTCGGGTCCGCCGCCGTGGCCCTCCCGTGGACCACACTCGCAACCGATCAGGGTGAGACATGCAACGCAAATCGATGCTTCTGGGCCTTTTGAGTGCCTTCCTTGCTGCGCCGGCACTGGCGCAAGACCTTCCTGTGCTGGGCAAACCGCACGCCGGCGGAATGGGCTTTCAGCCCGCCGCGACCGAACTGGCCGCCGATCTTCAATGGCTGGACGGCATGGTGCTGGTGATCATCACCATCATCACCCTCTTCGTGACTGGTCTGCTGGCCTACGCCGCCGTCCGCTTCAACCGAAAGGCCAACCCAGTCCCCAAGGCCTTTACCCACAACTCGCCGCTTGAAGTGGCGTGGACCATTGGCCCGATTGTCATTCTGGTCTTTATCGGTGCCTTTTCGCTGCCGGTGCTGTTCAAGCAGCAGGAAATCCCTGAGGGCGACATCACTATCAAGGTGACCGGCTATCAGTGGTACTGGGGCTATGAATATGTCGGCACCGATCTGGCCTATGACGCCTACATGATCGGTTCCCCCGCCACTGGCGGTGACAACCGCATGTCCGCCGGGGTCGAAGAACAACTGGTCGATGCCGGTTATGACAAGAGCGACTTTTTGCTGGCCACCGATACCGCCATCGTCCTGCCCGTTGGCAAGACCATCGTGATGCAGGTCACCGGCGCGGACGTGATCCACTCCTGGACCATCCCGGCCTTTGGCGTGAAACAGGACGCCGTGCCCGGCCGTCTGGCAGAACTGTGGTTCACACCGCAAAAAGAAGGCGTGTACTATGGC
Encoded proteins:
- the coxB gene encoding cytochrome c oxidase subunit II → MQRKSMLLGLLSAFLAAPALAQDLPVLGKPHAGGMGFQPAATELAADLQWLDGMVLVIITIITLFVTGLLAYAAVRFNRKANPVPKAFTHNSPLEVAWTIGPIVILVFIGAFSLPVLFKQQEIPEGDITIKVTGYQWYWGYEYVGTDLAYDAYMIGSPATGGDNRMSAGVEEQLVDAGYDKSDFLLATDTAIVLPVGKTIVMQVTGADVIHSWTIPAFGVKQDAVPGRLAELWFTPQKEGVYYGQCSELCGIAHAYMPITVKVVSEEAYEAWLAASIDEGGYIDVRAVLTN